From the Ursus arctos isolate Adak ecotype North America unplaced genomic scaffold, UrsArc2.0 scaffold_36, whole genome shotgun sequence genome, one window contains:
- the TGM7 gene encoding protein-glutamine gamma-glutamyltransferase Z translates to MLGEDFVEKVDAEFCWKNGDGGDVEFGEGTIQRHGGSRCEKMAKVSASVELILDTIKCPAEKKECVVMASNRVYTLQEHPGKSQCLHKPGMWLRVAALELRSVDLQSPRNNEEHHTREMGLKRLIVRRGQSFELQLHFNRPFHFGADYLTFVAETGPAPMELLGTRATFSLTQARKGNVWSAFDFTIDTNSLVVSLFTPANAVIGPYSLKIEISQDQGHSVAHPLGTFILLFNPWNAEDDVYLPSEILLQEYIMMDYGFVYKGHERFITAWPWNYGQFEEDIIDICFEILNKSLYFLENPSKDYSQRNDPVYVCRVVSAMINSNDDNGVLQGNWGEDYSRGVSPLEWNGSVAILRQWSARGRQPVKYGQCWVFAAVMCTVMRCLGVPTRVVSNFRSAHNMDGNLTIDTYYDQNAEMLPTQKRDKIWNFHVWNECWMIRKDLPPGYNGWQVLDPTPQQTSSGLFCCGPASVKAIREGEVHLPYDTPFVYAEVNADEVIWLFGDGQAQEILVHNTSSIGKEISTKMVGSDQRQNITSSYKYPEGSPDERSVFMKASRKMLDPRRASSPFLDLLGSRDSEDQPAQLQLHLARTPEWGQDLMLRLHAWRVPDRVHPRGPIRLLVRFSAQALLHQGETREPLWRQTVHLNLDFGQEIQWPLLLPHDNYRNKLTDEKLIRVSGIAKVEETGRSMLVLKDISLEPPHLSIEVSKRAEVGKALRVHITLTNTLTMALSNCTMVLEGSGLIDGQISKNIGTLVAGHTIQIQLDLYPIKTGPRQLQVLISSNEIKEIKGYKDIFVAASRAS, encoded by the exons ATGCTTGGGGAGGATTTCGTGGAAAAGGTGGATGCTGAGTTTTGCTGGAAGAATGGAGATGGTGGGGATGTAGAGTTTGGGGAAGGGACCATCCAGAG GCATGGGGGATCCAGGTGTGAGAAGATGGCCAAGGTCTCTGCTTCCGTGGAGCTAATTCTAGATACTATTAAGTGCCCAGCAGAGAAGAAGGAGTGTGTTGTGATGGCAAGCAATAGG GTGTACACCCTACAGGAGCATCCTGGGAAGAGTCAGTGCCTTCATAAGCCTGGAATGTGGCTGAGAG TGGCAGCCTTGGAGCTCAGGTCTGTGGACCTGCAGAGCCCGAGGAACAACGAGGAACATCACACACGGGAGATGGGCCTGAAGCGGCTCATCGTGCGCCGGGGCCAGTCCTTTGAGCTCCAACTACATTTCAACCGACCTTTCCACTTTGGGGCAGACTACCTCACCTTTGTAGCTGAGACTG GACCGGCGCCCATGGAGTTGCTGGGAACCCGAGCCACCTTCTCCCTCACCCAGGCTCGAAAAGGCAATGTCTGGAGCGCCTTTGACTTTACCATTGACACCAACTCACTCGTAGTCTCTCTTTTCACGCCAGCCAATGCAGTCATTGGTCCCTACAGTCTGAAGATAGAGATCTCTCAGGACCAGGGTCACAGTGTCGCTCACCCACTGGGGACTTTCATCCTGCTTTTTAACCCTTGGAATGCAG AGGATGATGTCTACCTGCCAAGTGAAATACTGCTGCAGGAGTATATCATGATGGACTATGGCTTTGTTTACAAGGGTCATGAAAGATTCATCACTGCCTGGCCCTGGAACTATGGGCAG TTTGAAGAGGACATCATAGATATCTGTTTCGAGATCTTGAATAAAAGCCTGTACTTCTTAGAGAACCCATCCAAAGACTACTCCCAGCGGAACGACCCAGTGTACGTGTGCAGGGTGGTGAGTGCCATG ATCAACAGCAATGATGACAACGGTGTGCTGCAGGGGAACTGGGGAGAGGACTACTCCAGGGGGGTCAGCCCGCTGGAGTGGAATGGCAGTGTAGCCATCCTGCGGCAGTGGTCAGCCAGGGGCAGGCAGCCTGTGAAGTATGGGCAGTGCTGGGTCTTTGCAGCTGTTATGTGCACAG TAATGAGATGTTTAGGTGTTCCAACTCGTGTGGTTTCCAATTTTCGTTCTGCACACAACATGGATGGCAACTTAACCATTGACACCTACTATGACCAAAATGCAGAGATGCTGCCAACTCAGAAGCGAGACAAAATATG GAATTTCCATGTCTGGAATGAGTGCTGGATGATCCGGAAAGATCTACCACCGGGATACAATGGCTGGCAGGTTCTGGACCCCACTCCCCAGCAAACCAGCAGTG GACTGTTCTGCTGTGGCCCTGCCTCTGTGAAGGCCATCAGGGAAGGGGAGGTCCACCTGCCCTATGACACCCCATTTGTGTATGCCGAGGTGAATGCTGATGAAGTCATTTGGCTCTTCGGGGATGGTCAGGCCCAAGAAATCCTGGTCCATAACACCAGTTCCATTGGGAAGGAAATCAGCACCAAGATGGTAGGGTCAGATCAGCGCCAGAACATTACCAGCTCCTACAAGTATCCAGAAG GATCCCCTGACGAGCGATCTGTGTTCATGAAGGCTTCCCGGAAAATGCTGGACCCAAGAAGGGCCTCTTCTCCCTTCCTAGATCTGCTGGGCTCCAGGGACTCTGAGGACCAGCCCGCACAGCTGCAGCTTCACCTGGCCAGGACCCCCGAGTGGGGCCAGGACCTGATGCTGAGGCTGCATGCGTGGAGGGTGCCAGACAGAGTCCACCCCCGGGGCCCCATCAGACTGCTGGTGCGCTTCAGCGCGCAGGCCCTGTTGCACCAGGGTGAGACCCGGGAGCCCCTCTGGAGGCAAACAGTACACTTGAACTTGGACTTTGGGCAGG AGATACAGTGGCCGCTCTTGCTACCCCACGACAATTACAGAAACAAGCTGACCGACGAGAAGCTGATCCGGGTGTCTGGCATTGCCAAGGTGGAGGAGACGGGGAGGTCCATGCTGGTCCTAAAAGATATCTCTCTGGAGCCTCCTCACTTATCTATTGAG GTGTCTAAAAGGGCTGAGGTGGGCAAGGCACTGAGAGTCCACATCACCCTCACCAATACCCTAACGATGGCTCTGAGTAACTGCACGATGGTGCTGGAGGGAAGTGGCCTCATCGATGGGCAGATATCCAAGAA CATTGGGACTCTGGTGGCTGGACATACCATCCAAATTCAGCTGGACCTCTACCCCATCAAAACTGGCCCCCGCCAACTGCAAGTCCTCATCAGCAGCAATGAGATCAAGGAGATAAAGGGCTACAAAGACATCTTTGTTGCTGCCTCCAGGGCCTCttga